In Sphingobacterium sp. PCS056, the following proteins share a genomic window:
- a CDS encoding tetratricopeptide repeat protein — MLKRFKYFRLLIVLFGSLYVSQPIYAQRAGTTIDRNEEAYQINELYKQGKWEEGKKRADETLKKNPKDGDMRMLVGKYHLHHQQYEHARYELAKSLMYAPANVDAKHMLIAVETKTKRYSSAICYINELLEINPYWKGLWRKKIDLYRKMGNHVEADRLLKRIAQIYPEDKELKKDQIYIVDQRIAEVKKSGKIDETIQISKQLIDDQPRQTETYLSLVDHYIKAGDYNNALVYAERGLNQFAGNTNFVQKKIAILDHQQRYSELLSFLDMEMKNGRASNLRSQYNYFLLEAARNAKNNDPLNLYGKIFMGSPGNREAFDYVFNELLAKEQYEEALATLIKHRRSVGARKDLDMKELAVYQKMNASGKVAALTREYMVKYPGDSDLKESYVKMMLQQAKANMLDGKISLAISDWQQILLYGDREAIEIAQQGLYNAFVTEKNYPDALTILDEMLLNSPKEVNLMIKKADLYNKQERYEDALTLYEEIMETSQQVERERLIGGYGEMIAPWIKKFKESYNLTIARSLTERWLSLDESNQDALMYGINLADQLKDYHAMFSYAEKGVKYHESDLTFTIKLAEAMNHMADKLGDSWNLLHRQVQLNPFHEPLVNTFIHTTEQYAGRLLKTKDHHRALLTIDTGLHYNENYKMLKYMKGLAYEGLRQYDSAYHYQQFYEPSLLEFKDFKSHLNYIGQKSLRNYIGISHLRARFGDDYVISSISTAEYTRLARSGAAYTGRINYAGRDEGKGIQGQVEWSNPWTDKLSTRIDLALSNKFFAKIALNAAALYEWKPTWEGELGVGYRRFFSDQNLLNLNVGITKEIDDFRLGAKLSNFFLDSEGERFYLYSVVARAQYLMNNPRNYILVLGSIGNSPDIDLVNNQLYNSFNVLNAMVGAGIGRSITKNVGASVIGTWYNFQTDRSVIATSYRNLYNLYVQLHVSF, encoded by the coding sequence ATGCTTAAAAGATTTAAATATTTTAGACTACTGATCGTTCTCTTTGGATCTCTATATGTCAGTCAGCCGATCTATGCTCAGCGTGCAGGTACCACAATAGACCGAAATGAGGAGGCTTACCAGATCAATGAGCTTTACAAACAAGGAAAGTGGGAGGAAGGTAAGAAACGCGCTGATGAAACTTTAAAAAAGAATCCAAAGGATGGGGATATGAGAATGCTTGTAGGTAAATACCATCTTCACCATCAGCAATATGAACACGCGCGATATGAATTGGCTAAGTCCTTAATGTATGCTCCTGCTAATGTGGATGCCAAGCATATGTTGATCGCGGTAGAGACGAAAACAAAGCGGTATTCAAGCGCAATCTGCTATATCAATGAACTGTTAGAAATCAATCCTTACTGGAAAGGGTTATGGCGTAAAAAGATCGATCTATACCGAAAAATGGGTAATCATGTTGAGGCAGACCGATTGCTAAAACGCATCGCACAGATTTATCCGGAAGATAAAGAACTAAAAAAAGATCAAATCTATATCGTGGACCAGCGCATTGCTGAGGTGAAAAAATCTGGAAAAATTGATGAGACAATTCAAATATCTAAACAACTAATTGATGATCAACCTCGCCAAACGGAAACTTATTTGTCACTGGTCGATCATTATATTAAAGCGGGTGATTATAACAATGCATTGGTTTATGCTGAAAGAGGATTAAACCAGTTTGCTGGAAATACAAATTTTGTGCAAAAGAAAATTGCCATATTGGATCATCAGCAACGATATTCAGAGCTTCTGAGTTTTTTGGATATGGAAATGAAAAATGGCAGGGCCAGCAATTTGCGCTCCCAGTATAACTATTTTTTATTGGAGGCTGCGCGAAATGCGAAAAATAATGATCCCTTAAATTTATATGGAAAGATATTCATGGGTTCTCCCGGAAATCGGGAAGCATTTGACTATGTGTTTAATGAATTGCTTGCGAAAGAACAATATGAGGAAGCTCTGGCGACTTTAATAAAGCATAGAAGAAGTGTAGGAGCAAGAAAGGATCTGGACATGAAAGAACTCGCTGTTTACCAAAAAATGAATGCGTCGGGTAAAGTGGCCGCATTAACTCGCGAATACATGGTAAAGTATCCGGGTGACTCTGACCTGAAAGAATCTTATGTCAAGATGATGCTCCAGCAGGCAAAAGCCAATATGTTGGATGGAAAAATTTCGTTGGCGATCTCTGATTGGCAGCAAATCTTGCTTTATGGTGATAGGGAAGCGATAGAAATAGCACAACAAGGTCTCTATAATGCCTTTGTGACAGAGAAAAACTATCCGGATGCGCTTACTATTTTGGATGAGATGTTGCTCAATAGTCCAAAAGAAGTGAATCTTATGATAAAAAAAGCGGACTTATATAATAAACAGGAGCGTTATGAGGATGCACTTACTCTATACGAAGAAATCATGGAGACGTCTCAACAGGTAGAAAGGGAGCGACTTATTGGCGGGTATGGTGAAATGATTGCACCATGGATCAAGAAATTTAAAGAGAGCTACAACCTGACGATAGCTAGGAGTTTAACTGAAAGATGGCTTTCTTTGGATGAGAGTAATCAGGATGCCTTAATGTATGGGATCAATCTTGCTGACCAACTAAAGGACTATCATGCCATGTTTAGCTATGCAGAAAAAGGTGTTAAATATCATGAATCGGATCTGACTTTTACCATTAAATTGGCTGAGGCGATGAACCACATGGCAGATAAATTGGGGGATTCTTGGAACTTATTGCACCGTCAAGTCCAACTGAATCCTTTTCATGAACCGTTAGTCAATACGTTTATACATACAACTGAACAATATGCTGGAAGGTTATTGAAAACGAAAGATCATCATAGGGCCTTACTCACCATTGATACGGGACTCCATTATAATGAGAATTATAAAATGTTGAAATATATGAAAGGATTGGCGTATGAGGGACTTAGACAGTATGACTCTGCATATCATTATCAACAATTTTATGAACCTTCGCTTTTGGAATTTAAAGATTTCAAAAGCCATCTAAATTATATTGGGCAAAAATCGCTTCGAAACTATATTGGAATTTCACATTTAAGAGCGAGATTTGGAGATGACTATGTGATATCATCGATCTCAACAGCGGAATATACGAGATTGGCTCGCTCAGGAGCTGCTTATACCGGTAGAATTAACTATGCTGGTAGAGATGAAGGTAAGGGAATTCAAGGTCAAGTAGAATGGTCTAATCCTTGGACTGATAAACTGTCAACTCGAATAGATCTCGCACTTTCAAATAAATTCTTTGCAAAAATAGCGCTTAATGCAGCAGCCCTATACGAATGGAAGCCGACTTGGGAAGGAGAGTTAGGAGTAGGCTATAGACGATTCTTTTCCGATCAGAATTTACTTAATCTGAATGTTGGAATCACCAAAGAAATTGATGATTTCCGATTGGGAGCAAAATTAAGTAATTTTTTTCTTGACAGTGAAGGGGAACGTTTTTACCTCTACAGTGTTGTTGCCAGAGCACAATATCTAATGAATAATCCAAGAAATTATATATTAGTTCTTGGAAGCATTGGCAATTCACCTGATATCGACTTAGTCAATAATCAATTGTATAATAGTTTCAATGTGTTGAATGCGATGGTTGGTGCCGGAATAGGGAGATCGATAACCAAAAATGTGGGAGCAAGTGTGATCGGAACTTGGTATAATTTCCAAACCGACCGATCAGTCATCGCTACCTCGTACCGAAATTTGTATAACCTATATGTTCAGCTTCATGTTTCATTCTAA
- a CDS encoding helix-turn-helix transcriptional regulator: MIGYSIWVWTLVSSTLIGLSKQGGRKLFCSVLFCVMSGLSMRSLMEMIENGANINLHSEVTILLYLIFLFFITFLLVICSQDKGYGPTQMEGHVSKQSRILSIPTPSKKRTVRRKSTALTREQQIAYRSSIEFFIETLAFLDSDMNKEKFCNVVEIPSAHVASFLKQEFNKGFNGFINQLRLNYAARQLKSDHFIYTIEDLSLICGFSSRASFYRNFQTEFGCSPHQFRFEKKQVI, from the coding sequence ATGATAGGTTATAGTATCTGGGTGTGGACTCTAGTTTCATCGACTTTAATCGGATTATCAAAACAAGGCGGACGAAAGTTATTTTGTTCTGTTTTATTTTGTGTGATGTCGGGTTTATCCATGCGATCATTAATGGAAATGATCGAAAATGGAGCCAATATTAATCTCCATAGTGAAGTAACGATTCTTTTATATCTCATTTTTCTTTTTTTTATTACATTTTTATTGGTCATCTGTAGTCAAGATAAAGGTTATGGTCCAACTCAAATGGAAGGTCATGTAAGTAAACAAAGTCGTATTCTTTCCATTCCAACTCCTTCAAAAAAAAGAACTGTCAGGAGAAAATCAACCGCATTGACAAGAGAACAGCAAATTGCCTATAGGTCTAGTATTGAGTTTTTTATAGAGACATTGGCATTCCTTGATAGTGATATGAATAAAGAAAAGTTTTGTAATGTCGTGGAAATACCTAGTGCGCATGTCGCTTCTTTTTTAAAGCAGGAATTTAATAAGGGTTTTAATGGATTTATTAATCAGTTGCGCTTGAATTATGCTGCTAGACAGTTGAAATCGGATCACTTTATATATACAATAGAAGATCTTTCATTGATATGTGGTTTTAGCTCAAGAGCATCGTTTTATCGAAATTTTCAAACGGAGTTTGGATGTTCTCCACATCAATTCAGATTTGAAAAAAAGCAGGTGATTTAA
- a CDS encoding DUF4838 domain-containing protein codes for MFHSKIIILFLFFHLFNSCESKGFDFSSTQLLIASNGDKESSEAADYFHQHLMKRNVSNNGLWIERSDVQRKPASGTIIYFEVVPDLGSDYEIINEERKLSLFAQDRSTLRWLSYLLMDKLGNEHPINVADLPPNYLDFKSGKVHFDMKYREPHLRPNLEVDYAGIILTHSIEKDWGLWGHHLERVFLEGVPEESHAEVHGKRTQDQFCFTSDQTFKAICNFIIDGYGRGEEESKWFMINPNDNDLVCTCATCRTQGNADGNATGAIAYLLNKLAAEYPRHYFFTTAYKTSRKAPMKKLATNAGVFVSTIDLPKNPMLNKNQQKVIGFTRTVKEWKDKTDHVYVWDYISNFDDYITPAPVLQRVKKHINYFSEMGVDGIFFNGSGYDYAPFDDMKTYVLSALMIDNTLDIHKLMEDYYKKFYPVTGRLISSYLLEMEDVALQKNTASDVYVPFRSAIATYFDAKKFEDFYSKLIKSKPQLSGQEDVKIDQLLTALSFTQLQIIYDQGFLKSGVRNRANSNSLVMEQDLLSILAKYNNYAGLSKYKEENGSFETYLSEWKALIKADLKTNHFINLEATGLMSGEIYADTRLLTDNLPGFTSDFNQGWFLAGEDIQIAGLTHLKAGKSERISIRFLINDKHRMAIPDRVEIFANEKKILTCRGEDFSVGTTTALLDKKLIMPENAAVKVRIYSNKVIKKSVIACDEIQLY; via the coding sequence ATGTTTCATTCTAAGATCATCATACTGTTTTTGTTTTTTCACCTTTTTAATAGCTGTGAGAGCAAGGGTTTTGATTTTTCTTCGACACAATTGCTGATCGCTTCTAATGGGGATAAGGAGAGTTCCGAAGCCGCAGATTATTTTCATCAGCACCTTATGAAGCGAAATGTATCTAATAATGGGTTATGGATTGAACGATCTGATGTACAACGTAAGCCTGCATCGGGAACTATCATTTATTTTGAAGTGGTACCAGATTTAGGAAGTGATTATGAAATTATTAATGAGGAGAGAAAGTTATCGTTGTTTGCGCAAGATCGATCAACACTTAGATGGCTGTCTTATCTTCTAATGGATAAATTGGGTAATGAACATCCTATAAATGTGGCTGATCTACCTCCCAACTACCTTGATTTTAAAAGTGGGAAGGTTCATTTTGATATGAAATATCGTGAACCACATCTTCGACCGAACCTAGAAGTTGATTATGCAGGAATTATACTTACGCATAGTATCGAAAAAGATTGGGGATTGTGGGGACATCACTTGGAACGTGTGTTTTTGGAAGGTGTGCCAGAAGAATCTCATGCAGAAGTGCACGGGAAAAGAACGCAAGATCAGTTTTGTTTCACTTCGGATCAAACTTTTAAAGCTATTTGCAATTTTATCATCGATGGATATGGACGTGGTGAAGAAGAATCGAAATGGTTTATGATAAATCCCAATGACAATGATCTGGTCTGCACCTGTGCTACGTGTCGTACGCAGGGAAATGCAGATGGAAACGCTACAGGAGCGATAGCTTATCTATTAAACAAACTTGCGGCTGAATATCCAAGGCATTATTTTTTTACGACTGCTTATAAGACTTCTCGAAAGGCTCCAATGAAAAAACTGGCTACCAATGCAGGTGTATTTGTGAGTACAATTGACCTCCCTAAAAACCCAATGTTGAATAAGAATCAACAGAAGGTCATAGGTTTTACACGTACAGTTAAAGAGTGGAAGGATAAAACGGATCATGTCTATGTATGGGATTATATTTCAAATTTTGACGATTATATCACGCCTGCCCCTGTTCTGCAACGTGTGAAGAAACACATCAATTATTTTTCAGAAATGGGTGTGGACGGAATTTTTTTTAATGGAAGTGGCTATGATTATGCGCCTTTTGATGATATGAAGACGTATGTTCTTAGTGCATTAATGATTGATAATACGCTGGATATACATAAACTGATGGAAGATTATTATAAAAAATTTTATCCCGTCACTGGTCGCCTGATATCATCTTATTTATTGGAGATGGAAGATGTGGCACTACAGAAGAATACTGCTTCTGATGTGTATGTCCCTTTTCGGTCGGCAATTGCAACTTATTTTGATGCGAAAAAGTTTGAGGATTTTTATTCGAAACTTATTAAATCTAAACCTCAGCTGTCTGGGCAAGAAGACGTGAAAATAGATCAACTATTGACAGCTTTGAGTTTTACGCAACTGCAGATTATATATGATCAAGGTTTTTTGAAAAGTGGAGTGAGGAATCGAGCGAATAGTAATAGTCTTGTAATGGAACAAGATCTATTGAGCATATTGGCAAAATATAATAACTATGCAGGGTTATCCAAATATAAAGAGGAGAATGGAAGTTTTGAAACTTACTTATCTGAATGGAAAGCGCTGATAAAAGCTGATTTAAAAACAAATCATTTTATCAATCTAGAGGCAACGGGATTGATGTCTGGAGAAATTTATGCGGATACTAGGTTATTGACTGACAACTTGCCTGGATTTACGAGTGATTTTAATCAAGGTTGGTTTTTAGCAGGTGAAGATATTCAGATAGCAGGTTTAACACATTTGAAAGCTGGAAAATCAGAACGGATTTCCATACGCTTTTTGATCAATGATAAACATCGAATGGCTATTCCTGATCGGGTTGAAATATTTGCAAACGAAAAAAAGATATTGACCTGTAGAGGTGAAGATTTCAGTGTGGGAACAACTACAGCACTGTTGGATAAAAAATTGATCATGCCGGAAAATGCCGCGGTAAAGGTGAGGATTTATAGTAATAAAGTAATAAAAAAATCAGTAATAGCTTGCGATGAAATACAATTATACTAA
- a CDS encoding mechanosensitive ion channel family protein, which yields MMNEELIQLSQKFPAWLWNTAFILFSFLIGILIKILFIPILRYQAIAQSSYSLFRSFIRRFNKILSLFIPLVVFNGLLPLSRFNTSTLHIVSKINEILLVSFFAVVLIQAIKVFEDYLYHRFDINKENNLRERKIRTQIVFIRKVFVAIIIVVCFAIILLSFESMQKIGAGLLTGVGVGGIIIGFAAQKSLGNLLAGFQIAFTQPIRMDDVLVVEGEWGKVEEINLTYVVVNIWDKRRLVLPITYFIEKPFQNWTRSTAEILGTAFIYVDFAIPVQQLREKLTSLLEHHPLWDGKVNVLQVTDLKEKTMEIRCLMSCRNSGQAFDLRCYIREEMINYIRTTFPECLSKTRVNYQPDAIGIKYEV from the coding sequence ATGATGAACGAAGAATTAATTCAACTTTCACAAAAATTTCCCGCCTGGTTATGGAATACAGCATTTATCCTATTTTCTTTTCTGATCGGTATTCTGATAAAAATTCTATTTATCCCCATTTTACGTTATCAGGCAATAGCACAGTCTTCCTACTCTTTATTTCGATCTTTTATACGTCGATTTAACAAGATTTTGAGCCTATTTATTCCGCTCGTTGTCTTTAATGGTCTGTTGCCTTTGAGTCGATTCAATACGTCAACACTTCATATCGTCAGTAAAATTAACGAAATCTTATTGGTCAGTTTTTTTGCTGTAGTTTTGATTCAGGCCATTAAAGTTTTTGAAGATTACCTGTATCATCGCTTCGATATCAATAAGGAGAATAATCTACGTGAACGGAAAATTAGAACGCAGATTGTATTTATCCGAAAGGTTTTTGTTGCGATCATTATTGTCGTATGTTTTGCCATTATCTTATTGAGTTTTGAAAGCATGCAAAAAATCGGAGCTGGATTATTAACAGGTGTTGGTGTTGGAGGTATTATCATCGGTTTTGCTGCACAGAAGTCGCTTGGCAATTTATTGGCAGGTTTTCAAATTGCGTTTACACAACCGATCCGCATGGATGATGTATTGGTGGTAGAAGGGGAGTGGGGCAAAGTGGAAGAGATCAATCTGACCTATGTCGTGGTCAATATTTGGGACAAGCGACGCTTGGTCTTGCCGATCACCTATTTTATTGAAAAGCCTTTCCAAAATTGGACGAGGTCTACCGCGGAGATATTAGGAACTGCTTTTATTTATGTTGATTTTGCTATTCCTGTACAACAGTTGCGGGAGAAATTAACCTCATTGCTTGAGCATCATCCTTTATGGGATGGGAAAGTCAATGTATTGCAGGTGACAGACCTGAAAGAAAAGACGATGGAGATTCGCTGTTTGATGAGCTGTCGCAATTCAGGACAGGCTTTCGATCTGCGTTGTTATATACGCGAAGAGATGATCAACTATATTCGAACAACTTTTCCAGAATGCTTGTCGAAAACGAGAGTGAATTATCAACCGGATGCGATTGGAATAAAATATGAAGTATAA
- a CDS encoding glycosyltransferase family 2 protein has translation MVYFFTYIIYFYATALALLYILLMFMSYYKTRRYRYQYSAREENYLKKFPDEAPGISIVAPAFNEEVIIYDSVNSLLNLDYPKFEVIIVNDGSKDKTLDILIQEFDLEEVPYYYVYKVYCKPVYRVLRSTNPAFSKLIVVDKQNGGTKADAMNAGVNMAQYDYFINTDVDCILAEDTLSKIILPVLDSDKQVIAVGATMRMVNSCTIERGRITRVKPPNRLIPLFQETEYLRSYLVAKMGWSMINAVPNVSGGFGLFDTQVVVSTGGFDSASHAEDMDMTARMVAFMRENKRAYRIAQCPYSLCWTEGPPNIKVLSRQRTRWGRGMLQFIIDHRKFFLNKDYGRLGFLVMPYIVFFEFLAPIIEFFGFLFLLFLLLTDQVNYDTFWMMLLYVYLLGLAVSIITISYDLILEKLYKNFSEYLKLVFFAAFEAIFYHPLIVIFTLRGYIQYLTRRNFKWGQMTRQGFSPSNNANTVKNNA, from the coding sequence ATGGTTTATTTTTTTACTTATATCATCTATTTTTATGCTACTGCCCTTGCTCTTCTCTACATCTTATTGATGTTTATGAGCTATTATAAAACGAGAAGGTATCGGTATCAATATTCGGCAAGAGAGGAAAATTATCTGAAAAAATTTCCAGATGAAGCTCCTGGAATTTCAATCGTTGCCCCAGCATTTAATGAGGAGGTGATTATATATGATAGTGTTAACTCCCTTTTGAATCTTGATTATCCGAAATTTGAGGTTATCATCGTAAACGATGGTAGCAAGGATAAAACCTTAGATATTTTGATTCAAGAATTTGATTTAGAAGAAGTCCCTTATTATTATGTTTACAAAGTTTACTGTAAGCCTGTTTACCGTGTCTTGCGCTCTACGAATCCGGCTTTCAGTAAGTTGATCGTAGTGGATAAACAAAATGGGGGTACTAAAGCCGATGCCATGAATGCGGGTGTAAATATGGCCCAATATGATTATTTTATCAATACTGATGTAGATTGCATCCTTGCGGAAGATACGCTGTCAAAGATAATACTTCCGGTATTGGACTCAGATAAACAGGTGATTGCGGTGGGAGCGACTATGCGTATGGTCAATAGCTGTACAATAGAACGAGGTCGTATAACCCGTGTAAAACCTCCGAATAGATTAATTCCTCTGTTTCAGGAAACGGAATACCTCCGGTCTTATCTGGTAGCAAAAATGGGCTGGTCTATGATCAATGCAGTACCAAATGTCTCGGGAGGATTTGGACTTTTTGATACTCAAGTAGTAGTTTCTACCGGCGGATTTGACTCTGCTTCCCATGCCGAAGATATGGACATGACCGCTAGAATGGTCGCATTTATGCGGGAAAATAAGCGTGCTTATCGTATTGCGCAATGTCCTTATAGTCTTTGCTGGACAGAAGGGCCACCAAATATAAAAGTATTAAGTAGGCAGCGTACCCGCTGGGGGCGTGGTATGCTGCAATTTATCATCGACCACCGTAAATTTTTTCTGAATAAGGATTATGGAAGGTTAGGATTTTTGGTGATGCCTTACATTGTTTTCTTTGAATTTCTTGCTCCAATAATTGAATTTTTCGGCTTCTTGTTTTTGCTGTTTTTGCTCCTGACAGATCAGGTAAATTATGATACTTTTTGGATGATGCTACTCTACGTTTACTTGCTTGGATTAGCGGTATCAATCATCACCATATCGTATGATCTCATTTTGGAAAAATTATATAAAAACTTTTCCGAGTATTTAAAGTTGGTGTTTTTTGCGGCTTTTGAGGCAATTTTTTATCATCCATTGATCGTTATCTTCACATTAAGGGGATATATTCAATATTTAACTCGGAGAAACTTTAAATGGGGGCAAATGACAAGACAGGGCTTTTCTCCATCCAATAACGCTAATACTGTAAAAAATAATGCTTAA
- a CDS encoding HEAT repeat domain-containing protein, which translates to MYYDYYLYYLSYLNSLYNGYPLIVRMTVFMVMGLTLIIVSGMLRLFYVGLMIHLKSKRVAKTEIHFEDKLLFVMKNKANYDVEEIQQLLEYDAANTKRWKPEIVTDVVLSAKNQLLQRGELNEINYKNCLLALNLMGFWEKRIRTSGVEKRRAALQIVGDMDNGVNSGILSKSTFHKNRYIRKTARDLYTSQDTYHPFRFMEENFDDEFTQLDKLRLHATLIKRSNEGKLPNLMRWVNSSRNPNYIIFILKEIGYFKQYEVAETLMTFLEKHENREVRAQAVLTLGELNDHACALDLIARYALESTVVRIAIIKTMGKLKSKVTLSFLVDAYRATEDANTKLLIARAIKNHDQEGDLVLRQLQGELHGNEKEHVLFNQVLAEKTLVSL; encoded by the coding sequence ATGTACTACGATTATTATCTATATTATTTGAGTTATTTAAACTCCCTGTATAATGGTTATCCTTTGATTGTCAGAATGACCGTATTTATGGTCATGGGCCTGACTTTGATAATCGTTTCTGGTATGCTTCGATTGTTTTATGTGGGGTTAATGATCCATCTGAAATCAAAACGTGTGGCAAAAACGGAAATACATTTTGAGGATAAGCTCCTATTTGTCATGAAAAATAAAGCGAATTATGATGTTGAAGAGATCCAGCAGCTTTTGGAATATGATGCCGCTAACACAAAACGGTGGAAACCTGAAATTGTAACTGATGTCGTTTTGTCGGCCAAGAATCAGCTATTGCAAAGGGGTGAACTTAATGAAATCAATTATAAAAACTGTTTGTTAGCGCTCAATCTGATGGGATTTTGGGAAAAACGAATTCGTACTTCAGGGGTTGAGAAACGAAGAGCTGCTTTGCAGATTGTGGGCGATATGGATAATGGGGTGAATAGTGGTATTCTTTCGAAATCAACTTTTCATAAGAATCGTTATATCCGTAAAACAGCGCGTGATTTATATACCAGTCAAGACACGTATCATCCTTTTCGATTTATGGAAGAGAATTTTGATGATGAATTTACACAGCTGGATAAGCTAAGATTGCATGCTACACTGATCAAAAGGTCCAATGAAGGAAAACTACCCAACCTCATGCGCTGGGTGAATAGCTCGAGAAATCCAAATTATATCATTTTTATATTGAAGGAAATAGGATATTTCAAACAATATGAAGTCGCTGAGACTTTGATGACATTTCTTGAGAAACATGAAAATCGAGAAGTTAGGGCGCAAGCGGTGCTGACTTTAGGAGAACTGAATGATCATGCTTGTGCGTTGGATTTAATTGCAAGATACGCGTTGGAATCTACTGTGGTCAGGATCGCGATCATTAAAACGATGGGTAAATTAAAAAGTAAGGTGACACTGTCATTTCTTGTTGATGCTTATCGAGCAACAGAGGACGCTAATACGAAGCTTCTAATAGCGCGTGCTATTAAAAATCATGATCAAGAAGGAGATCTTGTACTCAGACAGCTGCAAGGAGAATTGCATGGAAATGAAAAGGAGCATGTTCTATTCAATCAGGTCTTGGCCGAGAAAACACTTGTTTCACTCTAA
- a CDS encoding DUF1573 domain-containing protein, with the protein MEIQDNHRHYFPVLAGQEKDLSFKLKNTGLNPLMITDIITSCGCLKLGDGVGTFSVPPGKERILTLSYNSSKNVGYVKHYIALYGNFEKSPYQEIVFDIHVVPNALYTQDYEELYADEIKRQGDLKVLVDGAENNKGYYMDQDLNKNIESDK; encoded by the coding sequence ATGGAAATTCAAGATAATCATAGACATTATTTTCCTGTATTGGCGGGACAGGAAAAGGATCTATCTTTTAAATTGAAAAATACGGGTCTTAATCCACTTATGATTACGGATATTATCACTTCATGTGGATGTCTTAAATTGGGGGATGGGGTCGGTACATTCTCGGTTCCGCCAGGAAAAGAAAGAATACTGACCTTGAGCTACAATAGTTCCAAAAATGTCGGATATGTCAAACATTATATAGCGCTTTACGGAAACTTTGAAAAATCGCCCTATCAGGAGATCGTATTTGATATTCATGTAGTACCAAATGCTCTTTATACGCAAGACTATGAAGAACTGTATGCTGATGAAATAAAACGACAGGGGGACTTAAAAGTTCTCGTTGATGGAGCTGAAAACAATAAAGGATATTATATGGATCAAGATTTAAATAAAAACATCGAGTCCGATAAGTAA